CTCTGCCTGCTTCCGCGTGCCGATTAGCTGCACAATGGCAAAGAACTGCTGGTGACCGTCGTACTTCTCCTGCTTCTCCAGGACCAGCATGAAGTGGAAACCAAAGCAGGACTGCATCATGACCCAGTCCACTGCCCCAGGCAGGTTAATGTCTGTAGCCAGGAACACGATGTCCTCGCCCTGCAGCGTGGTGATGGATTTGTGCTGGTGCATGAGGTGGGGCATTACCGCGTCCAACGAGCCCTGCCACTTACAGGAGGCCCCTGGGCAGGGGCAGGAGTACGGCCGGAACTCACACAGCTCCTCGTGCTCCGCCTTGTCAGTGTGGGGCAGTGTTACCTCGCAGCCCGACGACGCATACTTGCAGGGGAAGAGCACAGAGTTGGCCACCTTCTCCATGGCCAGGTTCCGGATGGAGCCCAGCGGGCCCCGGCAGGTGGGGCAGCAGGTGAGCTTGGGCCGGCAGTTGCTGCAGACCAGGTGGCCGCTCTGGCACTGCAGGATGGGGGGCAGCACATAGTCGAAGCAGACAGGGCACTCAAACAGGCTGGCTAGGTCGCTGTTAGAGGCTGTAGTGCCGGACAGGGTGGGGATGCGCTGGGAGGGGGCGCACTTGGAGGTTCCTGTTGGCAGCGCTGTGGCGGTCTGGCGACTCATTTCTGTCGAGAAACacaggggttagagagacacaCTGGGCGAATAACTGAACTAGACATTTGGTgagaactagaggtcgaccgattaatcggaatggccgaataattagggctgatttcaagttttcataacaatcggacatcggtattttttttttttttacacctttatttaactaggcaagtcagttaagaacacattcttattttcaatgactgcctaggaacagtgggtaaactgccttgttcaggggcagaatgacagatttttgccttgtcagctcggtgattcaatcttgcaaccttacggttaactagtccaacgctccaaccacctgttttacattgcactccacgaggagcctgcctgttacgcgaattcagtaagaagccaaggtaagttgctagctagcattaaacttatcttataaaaaacaatcaatcataatcactagttaactacacatggttgatgatattactagtttatctagtgtgtcctgcgttgcatataattgatgcggtGCGCATCCGTGAAAAAGGACTGTTGTTgctccaatgtgtacctaaccataaacatcaatgcctttcttaaaatcaatacacagaagtatatatttttaaacctgcatatttagctaaaagaaatccaggttagcatgcaatattaaccaggtgaaattgttcattgcacgcagagtcagggtatatgcaagagtttgggctgcctggctcgttgcgaactaatttgccagaattttacgtaattatgacataacattgaaggttgtgcaatgtaacaggaatatttagacttctGGATGCCACCCATAAGATAAAATAtggaccggttccgtatttcactgaaagaaaaaaacgttttgttttcgagatgatagtttccggattcgaccatattaatgacctaaggctcgtatttctgtgtgttatgttataattaagtatgATTTGAtaaagcagtctgactgagcgatggtaggcaccagcaggctcgtaagcattcattcaaacagcactttcgtgcgttttgccagcagctcttcgcaatgcttcaagcattgcactgtttatgacttcaagcctatcaactcccgagatcaGGCTGgtaaaccgatgtgaaatggctagctagttagcggggtgcgcgctaatagcgtttcaaacgtcactcgctctgagacttggagtagttgttccccttgctctgcatgggtaacgctgcttcgagggtggctgttgtcgatgtgttcctggttcgagcccaggtaggagcgaggagagggacggaagctatactgttacactggcaatactaaagtgcctataagaacatccaatagtcaaaggtatatgagagagaaatagtcctataattcctataataactacaacctaaaacttcttacctgggaatattgaagactcatgttaaaaggaaccaccagctttcatatgttctcatgttctgagcaaggaaattaaacgttagcttttttacatggcacatattgcacttttactttcttctccaacattgtgtttttgcattatttaaaccaaattgaacgtttcattatttatttgaggctaaattgattttattgatgtattatactaagttaaaataagtgttaattcagtattgttgtaattgtcattattacaaaaaaaaaaaaacatatataattAAAAAggaatcggccgattaatcgctatcggcttttttttggggtcctccaataaatcgctatcggtgttgaaaaatcataatcggtcgacctctagtgagaACACCATAAAATAGGTGATAGTAATGGGGGAATGTGAAGACAAATGTAACAGTCTCCATGAGAGGCTTGACCAATCCTCTCAAACAACGGTCATGGTTCATTCACCTGCACAAAAGGTCACGTAGGAAATATGGTATAGAGATCACATGGACTATGATCAATGAATACCAGACTAACAAAGTCATGGAGATCGCTGTAACGGAGAGGCAGACGGAGACATGCGCTAGATTTCATCTTCTCCATGCCGCGACTCCTGCCATGTTAATTAACAAAGAGATAGGGCCTCTAGGGAGATGTGTTCTCACTGATAGTAATGTTCCTCTCCCAGCACAGCTGCAGTACAGTGGGCCTGGTTGGGGCCTCAGGGCAGGCAGCCCTCTACACTGATGagcatctcccctccctctcgcCGAGGGTCAGCCTGGAGGCTCTGTGATACCTATCTGTCCATTTGCTCTGATAAAGTCTGACCAGCGCATGGCAAGCAGACAGCTTGGAGGGGCTATTTTGGGTTTGGGAGAGCGACACGGATTTTAATGGTTGCATAAAAAAAATTACGGTTCCAGACGGCAAAGTGGACTGGGATGGCtgtgagagcagagcagagggctAGCTTGCTTCCTGTCAGCTGTTCCCATGACAACATGCTGTGGTTGAGGGCTTTGTGGATAGGACGGCCCACCGAGGGGaacgggagggagggatggattttCCCTGGGCCGCCTGGCAGGAGCTGGGTGTGACCCACCCCTGGCCCTGCTGCTACTGCTTTATATAACCCAAAGCCGTAGCACATTGTACAGCTCAGAGACTGGGAGGCAGGCAGGAAGACAGCCATGGTGGGGGCACTGTGGTCCAGCCAAAATGGAGGTAGTTCACTGATACTGTAGGAAGCACAgaaagggagagtggaggagaggaagagaggggcagACTGGGCAGCAGGGCTGTGCGTGTAGGTGTCATTGAGCCTGCCTGTAAACACATCTGCTCTGATAAAGCTCTACCTATTTATAGGCCTCCTAGCGAGCAGCtccggacacacacacaagcaacaaCTGTGGACCAAATTAGCACAGAACAAGGCCAAGACTATCAgatctaaaaatatatatataaaaaaaaagataAAGAGCTTGACGTATAGGAGCTAAGAAGGCATTTGTTCAGATGGCAGAGTAGCACTTCGTGGCTGTAGTCTGGTCCTTACTATCTGGGATTGTTGTCACGTCCCTGCCCCATTAAGTTGACCTTTAAAATGGTTATGGTAAGGGTTTGGGCAGGGCTCTACAGTTTCTCTCACATATGTGCCTAAATATTTTTAGCGCAACCTGTAATTTTTATTTAGGAGCACCAGTGCGCCCCAAAACAAAGATAATAATTGTTGCAATGATTACATCACTGTACCGCAGCCCCAGTGCCATGGAGAATACGCTGAGCGCAGATTCAAGACCGTCTTGCATGCACCATTACTACAAAGAAAACAGCTTGTTACCTGAAATATTTTTCATTGTTCTCCTAAATTTTTCAACATGTGCTCCTTGTAAAAAAAGGTCAGTGTAAAGCCCTGTGTTAGAG
The Salmo salar chromosome ssa16, Ssal_v3.1, whole genome shotgun sequence DNA segment above includes these coding regions:
- the LOC106573709 gene encoding E3 ubiquitin-protein ligase Siah1 isoform X3, giving the protein MSRQTATALPTGTSKCAPSQRIPTLSGTTASNSDLASLFECPVCFDYVLPPILQCQSGHLVCSNCRPKLTCCPTCRGPLGSIRNLAMEKVANSVLFPCKYASSGCEVTLPHTDKAEHEELCEFRPYSCPCPGASCKWQGSLDAVMPHLMHQHKSITTLQGEDIVFLATDINLPGAVDWVMMQSCFGFHFMLVLEKQEKYDGHQQFFAIVQLIGTRKQAENFAYRLELNGHRRRLTWEATPRSIHEGIATAIMNSDCLVFDTSIAQLFAENGNLGINVTISMC
- the LOC106573709 gene encoding E3 ubiquitin-protein ligase Siah1 isoform X1; this translates as MKSSLTLPMSGRVNVQPVNSWKGVLKLFTCIATRTANNPKEVPTFQEKKKALFGNLMDEEMSRQTATALPTGTSKCAPSQRIPTLSGTTASNSDLASLFECPVCFDYVLPPILQCQSGHLVCSNCRPKLTCCPTCRGPLGSIRNLAMEKVANSVLFPCKYASSGCEVTLPHTDKAEHEELCEFRPYSCPCPGASCKWQGSLDAVMPHLMHQHKSITTLQGEDIVFLATDINLPGAVDWVMMQSCFGFHFMLVLEKQEKYDGHQQFFAIVQLIGTRKQAENFAYRLELNGHRRRLTWEATPRSIHEGIATAIMNSDCLVFDTSIAQLFAENGNLGINVTISMC
- the LOC106573709 gene encoding E3 ubiquitin-protein ligase Siah1 isoform X2, whose translation is MDEEMSRQTATALPTGTSKCAPSQRIPTLSGTTASNSDLASLFECPVCFDYVLPPILQCQSGHLVCSNCRPKLTCCPTCRGPLGSIRNLAMEKVANSVLFPCKYASSGCEVTLPHTDKAEHEELCEFRPYSCPCPGASCKWQGSLDAVMPHLMHQHKSITTLQGEDIVFLATDINLPGAVDWVMMQSCFGFHFMLVLEKQEKYDGHQQFFAIVQLIGTRKQAENFAYRLELNGHRRRLTWEATPRSIHEGIATAIMNSDCLVFDTSIAQLFAENGNLGINVTISMC